The Fundulus heteroclitus isolate FHET01 chromosome 13, MU-UCD_Fhet_4.1, whole genome shotgun sequence genome contains a region encoding:
- the LOC105915854 gene encoding LIM/homeobox protein Lhx9, with protein sequence MMSPDDQALEDLLYGSDLGDKAEVVELASGPTVAEENAALENVPTTVSFQEPIVCAGCGEQVCDRFFLLAAGRVWHSICLRCSHCHCELQTHPSLYWRDGNIYCQQDYSRIFGGGQCARCLQPIPPTDLVMRSGDLTFHPHCFSCQECDLKLMPGNLYCMKGPNLYCQSHYHGDGGNLPMQDSSQSQLKEVCLTPDTGQNQVSGEGEESVSSPEPRVDDRDAGGRVRRRTKRIRTCFRSEQLRALESYFAQKHNPDGKDWTCLAHKTGLPKRVLQVWFQNARAKLRRSLNSEDSQANSPSGPPGAVAMAATPSSLTCPALDQSQHFPTSTIDQLQLSLLTGPVVEPSVSPILNQSCQMSQNLNFFLDYDPQSAFGCGPSLEPHQELEDSEGRVEREDAETFRPTYS encoded by the exons ATGATGTCTCCGGACGACCAAGCCCTCGAGGACCTGCTGTACGGCAGTGACCTGGGTGACAAGGCGGAGGTGGTGGAGCTGGCCAGTGGCCCCACAGTGGCGGAGGAAAATGCTGCTTTGGAAAAT GTTCCAACAACCGTGTCCTTTCAAGAGCCAATCGTATGTGCTGGATGTGGCGAGCAGGTGTGCGATCGCTTCTTCCTATTGGCTGCAGGGAGGGTATGGCACAGCATCTGCCTGCGCTGCAGCCACTGTCACTGCGAGCTGCAGACTCACCCTTCCCTCTACTGGAGAGATGGAAACATCTACTGCCAGCAGGACTACAGCAG GATTTTTGGAGGCGGCCAATGTGCTCGCTGCCTCCAGCCAATCCCACCCACAGATTTGGTCATGAGGTCTGGTGACCTGACTTTTCATCCCCACTGCTTCTCCTGTCAG GAATGCGATCTAAAATTAATGCCAGGGAACCTCTACTGCATGAAGGGCCCCAACCTGTATTGTCAGTCACATTATCACGGCGATGGAGGCAATCTGCCGATGCAAGACTCCTCACAATCACAGCTGAAAGAAG TCTGTCTAACACCAGACACAGGTCAAAACCAGGTGTCAGGTGAAGGGGAGGAGTCTGTCAGCAGTCCAGAGCCGCGAGTGGACGACAGAGACGCAGGTGGCCGGGTGCGCAGGCGGACCAAGCGAATCAGGACGTGCTTCCGCAGCGAGCAGCTCAGAGCACTCGAGTCATATTTTGCCCAGAAGCACAACCCTGACGGCAAAGACTGGACCTGCCTCGCTCATAAGACTGGCCTGCCCAAGAGAGTCCTGCAG GTGTGGTTTCAAAACGCTCGGGCCAAACTGAGACGCTCCCTCAACTCTGAAGACTCCCAGGCGAACTCCCCCTCTGGTCCCCCAGGAGCTGTTGCCATGGCAGCCACCCCCTCGTCACTTACCTGCCCTGCGCTGGACCAATCCCAACATTTCCCCACCAGCACCATTGACCAGCTGCAGCTCTCCTTGCTCACCGGTCCAGTGGTTGAACCGTCCGTCAGCCCAATCCTCAATCAGTCGTGCCAGATGTCGCAAAACCTCAACTTTTTTCTGGACTACGATCCCCAGAGTGCATTTGGTTGTGGCCCCTCTCTCGAGCCCCATCAGGAGCTGGAGGATTCAGAGGGAAGAGTAGAGAGAGAAGATGCTGAGACTTTCAGACCAACTTACAGCTAA
- the LOC118565540 gene encoding uncharacterized protein LOC118565540: MRLPFHISASQVTLLFLALLCPIPRTVSTHSPSSAAFYPILGRRELESTLYDLKAALQDPKDPKPWSDWPQDSPQTPEEEDEPWEEEQLLRAQRGDVILSPFAGDNSLEAMNYQEGGEGEEGWKRNDALTSMAGGLQAVSREKGGFGFRFGRKRRREKGRRDGGVIEGVGEQRRTTESRKRDFTWDESLD, encoded by the coding sequence ATGAGACTGCCTTTCCATATCAGTGCCTCCCAGGTCACCCTTCTCTTCCTCGCCCTCCTCTGCCCAATCCCACGCACAGTTTCCACGCATTCCCCGTCCTCCGCCGCCTTCTATCCCATACTTGGCAGGCGTGAACTGGAGTCCACGCTGTATGACCTGAAAGCTGCTCTGCAGGACCCCAAAGACCCCAAACCCTGGTCAGACTGGCCTCAAGACTCTCCACAAActccagaggaggaggacgagcCATGGGAAGAAGAGCAGCTGCTCAGAGCCCAGAGAGGAGACGTCATCCTCTCCCCATTCGCTGGGGACAACTCTCTGGAGGCCATGAACTATCAGGAGGGAGGAGAAGGCGAGGAAGGCTGGAAGAGAAACGACGCTCTGACGTCCATGGCCGGAGGGCTCCAAGCCGTCAGCCGAGAGAAAGGAGGATTTGGTTTCCGCTTTGGGAGGAAGAGGCGGCGAGAGAAGGGGAGGAGGGATGGAGGGGTAATTGAAGGGGTTGGAGAACAGAGGAGGACGACTGAAAGCAGAAAGCGAGATTTCACCTGGGATGAAAGCTTGGACTGA